One Papaver somniferum cultivar HN1 chromosome 10, ASM357369v1, whole genome shotgun sequence genomic window carries:
- the LOC113318835 gene encoding uncharacterized protein LOC113318835: protein METYSASKSGRELKTLTTWSPPTEMFFITIHNLTHAQLNSDNLRRYLAYMGDISSFSYPIRKENGSYSITVRASIRYKQRLCFSAMAENEMGFTIEIRFQFHHFPNNFCDYCKLIGHKFQNRQQQLFDQQQAEQQQAAADAIMAAMQLFDAQQHEAIVNQQPEVPVMQQQGLNYHEDSLDSAETGHALSEVTCTEYLKHLEVEDASQNSDKGISMGKTGAGTSSNHLLRADALPFYHNSDWNKDSYMWKVV, encoded by the coding sequence ATGGAGACTTATTCTGCATCAAAATCTGGGAGAGAACTGAAAACTTTAACCACTTGGAGTCCTCCAACTGAGATGTTCTTCATAACCATTCACAACTTAACTCATGCTCAGTTAAACAGTGATAACTTGAGAAGATATTTGGCCTATATGGGAGACATTTCATCCTTCTCCTACCCTATTAGGAAGGAAAATGGAAGTTACTCCATAACTGTGAGGGCAAGCATCAGATACAAACAAAGACTATGCTTTAGTGCGATGGCTGAAAATGAGATGGGATTTACTATTGAGATCAGGTTTCAAtttcatcattttccaaacaATTTTTGTGACTATTGCAAATTGATTGGCCATAAGTTTCAGAACCGTCAACAACAACTATTTGATCAGCAGCAGGCTGAACAACAACAGGCAGCAGCAGATGCTATTATGGCTGCAATGCAACTATTTGATGCACAACAACATGAAGCAATTGTGAATCAGCAGCCAGAGGTTCCAGTGATGCAGCAGCAGGGGTTAAATTATCATGAAGATAGTTTAGACAGTGCAGAGACAGGTCATGCTTTGTCTGAGGTTACTTGCACTGAGTACCTCAAGCATTTGGAGGTGGAAGATGCTAGCCAGAACAGTGATAAGGGCATCTCAATGGGCAAGACTGGTGCTGGTACTTCTAGTAACCATCTTCTGAGGGCTGATGCACTTCCATTTTACCATAATTCAGACTGGAACAAAGATTCTTATATGTGGAAGGTTGTCTAA